DNA sequence from the Vibrio pelagius genome:
ATAGAAGAGTAAGGTTACAGTTGATGCCTTCTTTCTCTAGGATTTCAGCAGCGCGGATACCTTCCCAAGTAGAAGCCAGTTTGATTAGGATACGATCGTTAGTGATGCCAGCATCGTTGTACATTTTTACTAGCTGACGAGCTTTCGCTACGCTGCCTTCAGTGTCGTAAGAAAGGCGCGCATCAACTTCTGTAGAGATACGGCCTGGGATTGTTTTCAGGATTTCTTTACCGATGTTTACTGCAAGCATGTCACAAGTGTCTTGAACTTGTTGTGCTTTATCTGAGCTTTGTGCTTTAGCGTATTCAATTGAAGCATCGATAAGCGGTGCATACTCTGCGATTTGAGCCGCTTTAAGAATCAGAGAAGGGTTAGTGGTTGCGTCTTCTGGTTGATACTTTTTGATTGCGTCAATTTCACCAGTGTCTGCTACTACTGTCGTTAGTTTACGAAGTTGCTCTAATTTGTTGCTCATTTTGATCATCCTATCTATCGCATAACATCTCGTGAGAGGGGAGATGTGGGCATTTGCAAGCTAGCTAATAAACGACTCATCACCAAATCATTGGTTCAGTTGTTCATTAATTTTAAAATTTCGAGCTGACGAACATTTGCTTCGAACATATGTTCGTTGGCTGAGTAAATGATGAAGCCATATTTATCCGATCTCGCGCTAAAGTCAATGGGAAGTAGTGCAGTAAAGTGACTTTAATCAAATATAATTTACTCCAATAAACACGGGGTCTGAAAGCAAACGTTTAATGCTTGTGTGTTAAGCCGTTTAATGACTCTTTGATGACAAAGTTCTATGTGATCATTTGTTTTCTACCATTACAAATGTTCATGATGTAAACTGATGCGACAGTTGCTTTGCTATCGGGCATTTGCTGCTTATTTAGGTGAATAAATTGTTAAATACTTGTTGGGTGGTATATGAGTAAGAATATTCAAGATGTGTCGGAAGAAAATACTGATCTTCTCACTGAAGTGGCGGTTGCCTACTATCAAGACGGTGCGACACAAGAAGAGATATCGAAAAAGTTCTCAATCTCTCGTGCAAAGGTTGGTCGAATGCTCAAGCAAGCGCGAGACGAAGGTATCGTAGAAATTACGGTAAAGTACCACCCGGTGTTTAGTGCCAAAATTGAGCAGCGCTTAATTGAGCGCTTTGGTGTTAAGCGCGCACTTGTTGCGCTGGATCAACCGAATGAAGAGCAACAACGACAACAAGTCGCAGGTTTAGTATCTAATTACCTAACCAGTACCTTAAAAAACGGCATGGTAGTGACAGTAGGCCAGGGGCGTAACGTATCGTCTGTGGCGCACTACACTGGTGTAATTACGCCACGTGATTGTAAGTTCGTATGTGGTATCGGAGGTATTCACCCAAGAGGGGGGATGTTTAATGCCGACCACATTTGCCGTCAGCTAGCGAAAAAGTACGGTGGTTCGTCGGAAACCTTGTATGCCCCGGCTTATGCCGAGAATAAAGCGCAAAAAACTGCCTTTATGGAAAATAGTACCGTTAAGCAAACTCTCGACCTTGCCCGAAAAGCTGATGTAGCATTAGTCGGCATTGGTGATATGAGTGAAAACAGCTACATGGTGGATCTAGGCTGGTTTACGGCGGGTGAGGTGGTTCAATCTCGTTTGCTACAAGGTGTCGTTGGTGATTTTGCAGGTTATGATTTCTTCGATGTACACGGTAAAGCAGCTAATACGGTAATGAGTGACCGTGTTATCGGCTTGGGTTTGGAAGAGTTTCGCCCGATTGCTGAGGTGATTGCTATTGCTGCTGAGAATAGTAAGCCGCTTGCACTGCTTGGTGCACTTCGTACTGGGGTTGTGGATGTGATTGCAACCAGCGTAAGCAACGCATTGACTGTTCTCAACTTGGATGAGCAGATGAAATATGCAGAAAAGGGTGGAAGTGCTAAGTAACTCATTTGTGGGTTTATTTAGTTAGCGACATTCGATCAGACTTACTTGGGTAAAATAAACAAAAATGGAAGCGTCGGCTTCCATTTTTTATGCTTCGCACTCTTCCTCAACTGAAGGTGTATATCGCTTTAGGTATTGGCTAAGCTCTTCATATGGTATTGGTTTAGCAAAGTAATAGCCTTGCATTAAGTCACAGTGGCAAGCCTTCAAGACATCGAAGTGCTCTTTGGTCTCGACGCCTTCTGCCAGTACCACCATGCCAAAGTTTTTACCAATAGCGATGATGTTTTGAACCATCGTCAGAGATTGGGTATCGCAGTTAATGTTCTCAATAAAGCTCTTATCGATCTTCAATTCATAGATAGGTAATGCCTTCAACATGCTCAGAGAAGAGTACCCCGTACCAAAATCATCCAGTGAGATCTTAATGCCTTTATCATAGAGTGATTCAAATATAGGGCGTACTTGTTGTACATCTTCTATGAATAAGTTCTCGGTGATCTCCAGCGTGAGATAGTCACTAGGGAACTGGTATTTTTCAAGCGTCGCTAATAGGTGTTCTGTAAATGAAGCGTGCATAAACTGGCGCACAGAAATATTGATTGACAAACCCAGCTTCAACTTTTCGATCCGATGCAGGTGTGCAATCTGCTGAATACTGGATTCAATGATGAACTCACCCAATTTAGGCATTAACCCCGTTTTTTCAGCGATGGGAATGAAGACGTCAGGTGGCACAAATCCTAGCTCATCATCGATCCAGCGCACCAGTGCTTCAACGCCATGAACAGTGCCATCTGCTCGTAGAAGCGGCTGGAACACCATAAAGAGGGTCTGCTTCTCAACAGCAACTCTCAGTTTTTGCTCAACCTTCATTTTGTATAGGTGAGTTTCCTGCATCTCCGCAGTGAACATGCTGTACGAGTTTTGCTGCTGTTTCGCTTTATACATTGAGATATCAGCCGAACGCAGAAGACTATCTAGATCTGTGCCGTGCTGTGGGAACTGAGCGATCCCGATACTGCAACTTAACAGGAACTGTGATTCGTCTACGTCATAAGGTTTCGATAACACCTCAATAATTCGTTCCGCCAAGCGTTGCAACTCTCTCTCATTGGAAAGAGGGGTTAAGAATAAGAACTCATCACTTGCGTCTCTTATTACGAGGCTTAAGCGTGATTGGAAGCGACTAAGGCGTAGGGCGATTTGTTTGAGAATCTTATCGCCGAAATCATGCCCATGCGTGTCATTCACACTCTTAAAATTGTCGATATCGATAAATAGCAAAGTAAACGGATGTTTTTCATCATCAAGCCACTTGCTGATATTTTGACGCATATAGAATCGATTGGGTAAAGAGGTCAGCGGATCGTGATTCGCTTGGTAGATAAGTTGCTTGCGTGTGCGAAGCTCACTCTTTGAAATCGATTTTACCAATACATAAAAGCCAGCGTGTAGCAGCAAGAAAACGGCAATGTAGATACT
Encoded proteins:
- a CDS encoding putative bifunctional diguanylate cyclase/phosphodiesterase, which codes for MAVFKKNIWTLYVLIVLLTLILFSAFGIIKWQTNRDDFTRQQHMQLELFSNSIESLLTSQEALLEVVGHQLLQQSDFTRTAALQIRPILDKLLDTHPAIAAFGLINPRGEYLAVSSNLLLAEQPNLLNYDYTRDSFLEAIESQKMVLGRTYFQDSLGTLVIPIRKSISINGTDVAAVMTAGLKLNSTILFKKNVNTAEYNSLSLLRDDLYQQFYSKDVVSLRPYSTPVDRNMVEHINNSFTKSHKITIQDAKESGKIYSTIVEQQGNNSIVTKRYLNDYKLWVIGTTELAHVDLVFWEEFSIYIAVFLLLHAGFYVLVKSISKSELRTRKQLIYQANHDPLTSLPNRFYMRQNISKWLDDEKHPFTLLFIDIDNFKSVNDTHGHDFGDKILKQIALRLSRFQSRLSLVIRDASDEFLFLTPLSNERELQRLAERIIEVLSKPYDVDESQFLLSCSIGIAQFPQHGTDLDSLLRSADISMYKAKQQQNSYSMFTAEMQETHLYKMKVEQKLRVAVEKQTLFMVFQPLLRADGTVHGVEALVRWIDDELGFVPPDVFIPIAEKTGLMPKLGEFIIESSIQQIAHLHRIEKLKLGLSINISVRQFMHASFTEHLLATLEKYQFPSDYLTLEITENLFIEDVQQVRPIFESLYDKGIKISLDDFGTGYSSLSMLKALPIYELKIDKSFIENINCDTQSLTMVQNIIAIGKNFGMVVLAEGVETKEHFDVLKACHCDLMQGYYFAKPIPYEELSQYLKRYTPSVEEECEA
- a CDS encoding sugar-binding transcriptional regulator encodes the protein MSKNIQDVSEENTDLLTEVAVAYYQDGATQEEISKKFSISRAKVGRMLKQARDEGIVEITVKYHPVFSAKIEQRLIERFGVKRALVALDQPNEEQQRQQVAGLVSNYLTSTLKNGMVVTVGQGRNVSSVAHYTGVITPRDCKFVCGIGGIHPRGGMFNADHICRQLAKKYGGSSETLYAPAYAENKAQKTAFMENSTVKQTLDLARKADVALVGIGDMSENSYMVDLGWFTAGEVVQSRLLQGVVGDFAGYDFFDVHGKAANTVMSDRVIGLGLEEFRPIAEVIAIAAENSKPLALLGALRTGVVDVIATSVSNALTVLNLDEQMKYAEKGGSAK
- the tal gene encoding transaldolase, which codes for MSNKLEQLRKLTTVVADTGEIDAIKKYQPEDATTNPSLILKAAQIAEYAPLIDASIEYAKAQSSDKAQQVQDTCDMLAVNIGKEILKTIPGRISTEVDARLSYDTEGSVAKARQLVKMYNDAGITNDRILIKLASTWEGIRAAEILEKEGINCNLTLLFSFAQARACAEAGVFLISPFVGRIMDWYKAKEGRDFEAQEDPGVISVTDIYNYYKDYGYNTVVMGASFRNIGEILELAGCDRLTIAPALLAELEAAEGEVVEKLVDSKGSKERPAPMTHAEFLWEHNLDAMAVEKVAEGIRNFAVDQGKLEDMIAAKL